ATAAAAAATCTCTGACTTGTTCTCCTTTTGTCATTAAAAAATCTTTTCCATCCTTTAGTGAATTAATCATCTGAGGAATAAAAAATTCTTCAGGCATATGTTCTCCATAAAAATTAAAGACTCTTAAGGTTGTAAACTTTTTCTGGTGATTAGTGCAGTATGTTTGAATTAACATTTCTGCATTAATTTTTGTTAAAGAGTAAGGTGATACTGGCTTAGGAATTTGGTTTTCATGAAATGGAGATTCATTATTTCCATAGATTTCACTCGAAGATGTAAATATAAAATGTGCATCTATACCTTCTAAAGATTTTAAAATATTTAAAGTTCCTTGCACATTTACAGCAGCCATATTTTCATAGATATCAAAATCTCTATTTCTGCTGATATTGGCTGCTAAATGATAAACAATATCTGGTTTTATTTTTTGGATGATATTCTTAGTTTCATCAAAATTAGTAATATCAACGATAAATTGAGAATCTGATGCTTCACAATTTCTAGAAATTATAAAAACATCAGCTTCTTGTTCTTTTAAGGCTTTTACTAAAAAACTTCCTAAATAACCATTTCCGCCAACAACAATTATTTTTTTATCTTTTAAATTTATAGCGCCCATAGAATATTTGCTGCCTTTGCATCTGTTATATATTCCTCTAAATCAGTATGAGATAAAATTTTATTGTTTTCGTAATATTCTTTATACCAAGAAATAGTTTTATCAATAGTTTTATCAATTCCCCAAACAGCTTTCCATTTTAATTTTTTGTTGGCTTTTGAGCAATCTAACATCAATAAATTTGCTTCATGATGTTCGTCAGTATTTTTACTGATTTCGATTTGTATATTTTTCCAATATTCGTGAGATAATTTTACAATATCTCCTACTTGTAAGTTGCTATTATTGTCGGGTCCAAAATTCCATCCTTCAGCTGCAGAAACATCTTTTTTCAACAATTTCCAACCCAATGTTAAATAACCACTTAAGGGTTCTAAAACATGTTGCCAAGGTCTTGTAGCCAAAGGATTTCTAACTAAAACAGCTTCGTTATTAGCAGTTGCTTTTATAATATCTGGTATTAATCTGTCTACAGCCCAATCACCACCACCAATTACATTTCCTGCACGTCCACTAGCTAGTAAAACTTCGTGTTTATGACCAAAATCTTTAGGATTAAAATAAGAGTTTCTGTAAGAAGATGTTAGTAATTCTGAACATCCTTTAGAAGCACTATAAGGATCATAACCACCCATAGGTTCGTTTTCTCTATAACCCCATTCCCATTCCTTATTTTCGTAACATTTATCTGTAGTTACGTTAATAATGGCTTTTACAGAAGGTGTTTTTCTACAGGCTTCAAAAATGTTTAAAGTACCCATAACATTTGTAGAAAATGTTTCTACAGGATCATCATACGATTTTCTTACTAAAGCTTGTGCAGCTAAATGAAATACAATATCTGGTTGTACTTCTTGAAAATATTTCTCTAAAACATTCGCATCTCTGATATCTGCTATTTTTTGCTCTATGCCAAGATTTAATAAACTTAAATGATTTATTTCATCTTCGTTTTTTAATGAAAACCCATAAACTTTTGCGCCCATTTTTTCTAGCCAAAGAGCTAACCAAGGACCTTTAAAACCTGTATGGCCTGTTAAAAGAACTTTTTTATCTTTATAAACTCCTTCAAATAGGGATTCGAAATTTACCATGTTTTCCAAGGTGCTTTATTATCAGCCCATTTAGACTCTAATTCGTTTTTATCTCTCAACGTATCCATAGGTTTCCAAAAACCTGTGTGTTTATAGGCAGCTAATAGCTTGTCGTTTGCAATATTTTCTAAAGGACTTCTTTCAAATATTGTGGTATCATTTTCAAGATAATCAAAAACAATAGGATCACAAACAAAGAAACCACCATTAATCCAAGCTCCATCTCCTTTTGGTTTTTCCATAAAGCTGTTAATCACATTGCTTTCAACATTAATATCAACAGCACCAAATCTACCTTCTGGCTGCACGCAAGTCATAGTTACTTTTTGAGAATGACTTTTATGAAATTTTACAAGCTCTCCAATATTTACGTTACTTACACCATCTCCATAGGTTAGCATAAATGGTTCGTCTAAATATTTGGCAGCTCTTTTAATTCTTCCACCAGTCATGGTATGTAAACCAGTATCTAAAACTGTTACTTTCCAATCTTCTGTTTTAGAATCTAAAGTTGTCATTGTATTATTTGTCATATCAAACTCAACATCAGATTGATGTAAGTAATAATTTGCAAAATATTCTTTGATAACATAAGATTTATAACCTCCTAAAATTACAAAATCATTAAAACCATAACTAGAATAATGTTTCATGATGTGCCAAATAATTGGTTTGTCACCAATTTTTACCATAGGTTTTGGAATTGAGGCTGTTTCCTCACT
The DNA window shown above is from Polaribacter sp. Hel_I_88 and carries:
- the rfbG gene encoding CDP-glucose 4,6-dehydratase, with the translated sequence MVNFESLFEGVYKDKKVLLTGHTGFKGPWLALWLEKMGAKVYGFSLKNEDEINHLSLLNLGIEQKIADIRDANVLEKYFQEVQPDIVFHLAAQALVRKSYDDPVETFSTNVMGTLNIFEACRKTPSVKAIINVTTDKCYENKEWEWGYRENEPMGGYDPYSASKGCSELLTSSYRNSYFNPKDFGHKHEVLLASGRAGNVIGGGDWAVDRLIPDIIKATANNEAVLVRNPLATRPWQHVLEPLSGYLTLGWKLLKKDVSAAEGWNFGPDNNSNLQVGDIVKLSHEYWKNIQIEISKNTDEHHEANLLMLDCSKANKKLKWKAVWGIDKTIDKTISWYKEYYENNKILSHTDLEEYITDAKAANILWAL
- a CDS encoding NAD(P)-dependent oxidoreductase; the protein is MGAINLKDKKIIVVGGNGYLGSFLVKALKEQEADVFIISRNCEASDSQFIVDITNFDETKNIIQKIKPDIVYHLAANISRNRDFDIYENMAAVNVQGTLNILKSLEGIDAHFIFTSSSEIYGNNESPFHENQIPKPVSPYSLTKINAEMLIQTYCTNHQKKFTTLRVFNFYGEHMPEEFFIPQMINSLKDGKDFLMTKGEQVRDFLYVSDVVSALILSAQNTNSYGETMNVCSGKGTKLSTLAAAVNNTMKTKAKIMLGAIPYRDNEVWEMIGDNSKIKNNIGFIPAISIEKGIEIVINKS
- the rfbF gene encoding glucose-1-phosphate cytidylyltransferase gives rise to the protein MKVVILAGGFGTRLSEETASIPKPMVKIGDKPIIWHIMKHYSSYGFNDFVILGGYKSYVIKEYFANYYLHQSDVEFDMTNNTMTTLDSKTEDWKVTVLDTGLHTMTGGRIKRAAKYLDEPFMLTYGDGVSNVNIGELVKFHKSHSQKVTMTCVQPEGRFGAVDINVESNVINSFMEKPKGDGAWINGGFFVCDPIVFDYLENDTTIFERSPLENIANDKLLAAYKHTGFWKPMDTLRDKNELESKWADNKAPWKTW